A single region of the Halorussus gelatinilyticus genome encodes:
- a CDS encoding HD domain-containing protein, whose amino-acid sequence MTETQIKDPVHGYVELEQSLLDYIVDTRPFQRLRYVRQLSATNLVYPGANHTRFEHSLGVYHLGRTVFENLRTQTYFTRDTPESDLDEIQRTLECACLLHDVGHPPFSHLGERFIDAEDLRARLADRGLVAAFEAAGIEDPLRSASAHELLGCLIVLREYAGGLRDLGVDPHEVCAYILGYSLVFERGGRWQYGVGAQILHSPIDVDRLDYITRDNQMTGADVLSFDTHRMVDAYTAHPDEGLALSDKALSTVGNYLEGRIALYMWVTQHHKSVYANVLLRALLDELADHADAPPVTAEGVLEEEIDDNTLMERLRVTARDRPDSTLATLYDRFRSRRFPESCWKHRIAYADRVDADLDAFGEWLLEHGDRLERTLAADLDVPRHEVWVEQSYVPEYEPAQLRDIPIAYGGTTRSVGEWGLYGDRAFDSPIPFVFVPHGTEKRATGLLVELFHAERDA is encoded by the coding sequence ATGACCGAGACACAGATCAAAGACCCCGTTCACGGCTACGTCGAACTCGAACAGTCGCTTCTCGACTACATCGTCGATACCCGCCCGTTCCAGCGCCTGCGGTACGTGCGCCAACTCTCGGCGACGAACCTCGTCTACCCCGGTGCCAACCACACCCGGTTCGAACACAGCCTCGGCGTCTACCACCTCGGGCGAACCGTCTTCGAGAACCTCAGGACGCAGACGTACTTCACGCGCGACACTCCGGAGTCCGACCTCGACGAGATTCAGCGGACGCTCGAATGCGCCTGCCTGCTCCACGACGTCGGCCATCCGCCGTTCTCCCACCTCGGCGAGCGGTTCATCGACGCCGAGGACCTCCGAGCGCGCCTCGCCGACCGCGGCCTCGTCGCGGCCTTCGAGGCGGCCGGCATCGAGGACCCGCTCCGGTCGGCCAGCGCCCACGAACTGCTGGGCTGTCTCATCGTCCTCCGGGAGTACGCCGGTGGCCTCCGGGACCTCGGCGTGGACCCCCACGAAGTGTGCGCGTACATCCTCGGCTACAGCCTCGTCTTCGAACGCGGCGGCCGCTGGCAGTACGGGGTCGGTGCCCAGATTCTCCACTCGCCCATCGACGTGGACCGCCTCGACTACATCACTCGGGACAACCAGATGACCGGCGCGGACGTGCTGAGTTTCGACACCCACCGGATGGTCGATGCCTACACCGCCCACCCCGACGAGGGACTCGCGCTCTCGGACAAGGCGCTCAGTACCGTCGGCAACTACCTCGAAGGCCGCATCGCGCTCTACATGTGGGTGACTCAGCACCACAAGTCGGTGTACGCCAACGTCCTGCTCCGGGCGCTCCTCGACGAACTCGCCGACCACGCCGACGCCCCGCCCGTCACCGCCGAGGGTGTGCTGGAGGAGGAGATCGACGACAACACGCTGATGGAGCGACTCCGGGTGACGGCCCGCGACCGACCCGACTCCACGCTGGCGACGCTCTACGACCGCTTCCGGTCGCGCCGGTTCCCCGAGTCCTGCTGGAAGCACCGTATCGCCTACGCTGACCGGGTGGACGCGGACCTCGACGCGTTCGGCGAGTGGTTGCTCGAACACGGCGACCGCCTCGAACGCACGCTCGCCGCCGACCTCGACGTGCCGCGCCACGAGGTCTGGGTAGAGCAGTCGTACGTCCCCGAGTACGAACCCGCCCAACTCAGGGACATCCCCATCGCGTACGGTGGCACGACTCGCTCGGTCGGCGAGTGGGGACTGTACGGCGACCGAGCGTTCGACAGTCCG
- the phoU gene encoding phosphate signaling complex protein PhoU, giving the protein MPREDYQQQLIDLRENVLYMSEVVMERLRMGLDALEQKDTDLAWEVIDGDEEVNQLYLDLEQECIDLLALQQPVASDLRMVAASFKIITDLERIGDLATNLGEYTLEANHDVFPEVDIQELGTLTLDMIEDSMAAYADENTEGCYGIAERDDELDARCERASEIVVRDLIETELENNTEEEVEQLLQDVSRLLLTVRDLERIGDHAVNIAARTLYMVENDDELIY; this is encoded by the coding sequence ATGCCCCGAGAGGACTATCAGCAGCAACTCATCGACCTCCGCGAGAACGTCCTCTACATGAGCGAGGTCGTGATGGAACGGCTCCGGATGGGCTTGGACGCCCTCGAACAGAAGGACACCGACCTCGCGTGGGAGGTCATCGACGGCGACGAGGAGGTCAACCAGCTCTATCTCGACCTCGAACAGGAGTGCATCGACCTGCTGGCGCTCCAACAGCCGGTCGCCTCCGACCTCCGGATGGTCGCGGCGTCGTTCAAGATCATCACCGACCTCGAACGCATCGGCGATCTCGCCACCAACCTCGGCGAGTACACCCTCGAAGCCAACCACGACGTGTTCCCCGAGGTGGACATCCAAGAACTCGGGACGCTCACCCTCGACATGATAGAGGACTCGATGGCCGCCTACGCCGACGAGAACACCGAGGGCTGTTACGGCATCGCCGAGCGCGACGACGAACTCGACGCGCGGTGCGAACGCGCCAGCGAGATCGTCGTCCGCGACCTCATCGAGACCGAACTGGAGAACAACACCGAGGAAGAGGTCGAGCAACTCCTGCAAGACGTCTCTCGGCTCCTCCTGACGGTTCGGGACTTGGAACGAATCGGCGACCACGCGGTCAACATCGCCGCCCGGACCCTCTACATGGTCGAGAACGACGACGAACTCATCTACTAG
- the phoU gene encoding phosphate signaling complex protein PhoU, giving the protein MPRTGYQNQLETLREDVVGMGETVVRRLRMGLVALDRQDHDLAWEVIDGDDDINQRYLDLERDCIDLVALQQPVASDLRLVVASFKIITDLERVADLAANLGEYALYADRKVVGDVALRDLGEVAAEMVADAVAAYDAADPAACEALAERDDELDRRCERASELVVRDLIETELSDDADSEAVEHLLQEVSNVLLTIRDLERVGDHAVNIAARTLYMVENDDRLIE; this is encoded by the coding sequence ATGCCTCGAACCGGTTATCAGAACCAACTCGAAACCCTCCGCGAGGACGTGGTCGGGATGGGGGAGACGGTCGTCAGGCGACTCCGGATGGGACTCGTCGCGCTGGACCGCCAAGACCACGACCTCGCGTGGGAGGTCATCGACGGCGACGACGATATCAACCAGCGGTATCTCGACCTCGAACGAGACTGCATCGACTTGGTGGCGCTCCAGCAACCCGTCGCCTCCGACCTCCGACTCGTCGTCGCGTCGTTCAAGATAATCACCGACCTCGAACGCGTCGCGGACCTCGCCGCCAATCTCGGCGAGTACGCGCTGTACGCCGACCGAAAGGTGGTCGGTGACGTGGCCCTCCGGGACCTCGGCGAGGTCGCCGCCGAGATGGTCGCCGACGCGGTGGCGGCCTACGACGCCGCCGACCCCGCGGCCTGCGAGGCGTTGGCCGAGCGCGACGACGAACTCGACCGGCGGTGCGAGCGCGCCAGCGAACTCGTCGTCCGGGACCTCATCGAGACCGAACTCTCCGACGACGCGGACTCCGAGGCGGTCGAACACCTCCTCCAAGAGGTGTCGAACGTCCTGCTGACGATTCGGGACTTGGAGCGGGTCGGCGACCACGCGGTCAACATCGCCGCCCGGACCCTCTACATGGTCGAGAACGACGACCGACTCATCGAGTAG
- the pstB gene encoding phosphate ABC transporter ATP-binding protein PstB — MTVSGESQEQLKDEWTRYDFEGAPKISVEDLDVFYGDDHAIKSVSMDIPENSVTALIGPSGCGKSTFLRCLNRMNDRINSASVDGSVEIDGEEIYQDGVNLVELRKRVGMVFQAPNPFPKSIRDNIAYGPRKHGDINDGLLDKLLGRADEDKEDEIVERSLKQAALWEEVSDRLDDNALGLSGGQQQRLCIGRCLAVDPEVILMDEPASALDPIATAKIEDLIEELSKDYTVVVVTHNMQQAARISDQTAVFLTGGDLVEYGETDQIFENPNSQRVEDYITGKFG; from the coding sequence ATGACCGTCAGCGGCGAGAGCCAAGAGCAACTCAAAGACGAGTGGACTCGATACGACTTCGAGGGCGCGCCCAAGATTTCGGTCGAGGACTTGGACGTGTTCTACGGCGACGACCACGCCATCAAGTCGGTGTCGATGGACATCCCCGAGAACAGCGTCACGGCGCTCATCGGTCCGTCCGGGTGCGGGAAGTCCACGTTCCTGCGGTGTCTCAACCGGATGAACGACCGCATCAACTCCGCGAGCGTCGATGGGTCCGTCGAGATAGACGGCGAAGAGATATACCAAGACGGCGTGAACCTCGTGGAACTGCGCAAGCGCGTCGGGATGGTCTTCCAAGCTCCCAATCCCTTCCCCAAGTCGATTCGGGACAACATCGCCTACGGGCCGCGCAAGCACGGCGACATCAACGACGGCCTGCTCGACAAGCTCCTCGGGCGCGCCGACGAGGACAAGGAAGACGAAATCGTCGAGCGGTCGCTCAAGCAGGCCGCGCTCTGGGAGGAGGTCAGCGACCGACTGGACGACAACGCGCTCGGCCTGTCGGGCGGCCAACAACAGCGCCTCTGCATCGGTCGGTGTCTCGCGGTCGACCCCGAGGTCATCCTGATGGACGAACCTGCGTCCGCACTCGACCCCATCGCCACCGCCAAAATCGAGGACCTCATCGAGGAACTCTCGAAAGACTACACCGTGGTCGTCGTCACGCACAACATGCAGCAGGCGGCCCGCATTTCCGACCAGACCGCGGTCTTCCTCACCGGCGGCGACCTCGTGGAGTACGGCGAGACCGACCAGATCTTCGAGAACCCCAACAGCCAGCGCGTCGAGGACTACATCACCGGGAAGTTCGGATAG
- the pstA gene encoding phosphate ABC transporter permease PstA: MSYENSALVTDESSAAERLASAVVGIGILTVVLGFASLFQWTDVAGTILGVELFDLFGVFLTVGGIGVLGLGAASRAELVDTSPDRSAGVVTGGLFGLVGFVAGGLVASQMFGLGFLGGVLVGLLVGLGVAAVTVFTREDLGSTLPAGTLGVVTGALLLANVLTVEWQWDPENFSAVFMAPVVVPALAVFTGLILSWSAAKSYEGYGTRGRQAGAYMLVGLNAFGMLGVLLLLVLFVAKKGLGYMLRGIEFGLFSEPAFWFHVPVLDEYLIFEIPGVWFYWPFTMNGYSLSSETINGVLPSIVGTFWVVFGAVLFAVPLGVGAAVFLTEYAEQGGFTRTVEIATNGLWSTPSIVYGLFGYAFLVPRLGNTDSLLAGQLVLGFMLLPLVLITSREAIKTVPDEYRDASAALGVSQWETIKSVVLPASMPGVITGVILGVGRIAGETAPLLLVMNGNLKAMSPINVLGSFEFTATPPFISNSALLTAPPALPYKLYGTITAGVVSDEPKFGWATALVLLMVVLSFYAVGIASRIYFRRKLEQ, translated from the coding sequence ATGAGCTACGAGAACAGCGCGCTGGTGACCGACGAGTCGTCGGCCGCCGAACGACTCGCCTCGGCCGTGGTGGGAATCGGCATCCTGACCGTCGTCCTCGGGTTCGCGTCGCTCTTCCAGTGGACCGACGTGGCGGGGACCATCCTCGGGGTCGAACTGTTCGACCTGTTCGGAGTGTTCCTGACGGTGGGCGGCATCGGCGTCCTCGGACTCGGCGCGGCGTCGCGGGCCGAACTCGTGGACACGTCGCCCGACCGGTCGGCCGGCGTCGTCACGGGCGGATTGTTCGGTCTCGTCGGCTTCGTCGCCGGCGGACTGGTCGCGTCCCAGATGTTCGGACTCGGGTTCCTCGGGGGCGTCCTCGTCGGCCTCCTCGTCGGTCTCGGGGTCGCCGCCGTGACCGTGTTCACCCGCGAGGACCTCGGTTCGACGCTCCCGGCCGGCACGCTGGGCGTCGTCACGGGGGCCCTCCTGCTCGCCAACGTCCTCACCGTCGAGTGGCAGTGGGACCCCGAGAACTTCTCGGCCGTGTTCATGGCACCGGTCGTGGTGCCGGCGCTCGCGGTCTTCACCGGGCTGATACTCTCGTGGTCGGCCGCGAAGTCCTACGAGGGCTACGGGACGCGCGGACGACAGGCGGGCGCGTACATGCTCGTCGGTCTCAACGCGTTCGGGATGTTGGGCGTCCTCCTCCTGCTCGTCCTGTTCGTCGCCAAGAAGGGACTGGGCTACATGCTTCGGGGAATCGAGTTCGGACTGTTCAGCGAACCGGCCTTCTGGTTCCACGTACCCGTCCTCGACGAGTATCTCATCTTCGAGATTCCCGGCGTCTGGTTCTACTGGCCGTTCACGATGAACGGCTACTCGCTGTCCTCGGAGACCATCAACGGCGTTCTCCCCTCTATCGTCGGGACGTTCTGGGTCGTGTTCGGCGCGGTGCTGTTCGCGGTCCCGCTGGGCGTCGGCGCGGCGGTGTTCCTCACCGAGTACGCCGAACAGGGCGGGTTCACCCGCACGGTCGAGATAGCCACGAACGGGTTGTGGAGTACGCCGAGCATCGTCTACGGACTGTTCGGCTACGCCTTCCTCGTCCCGCGACTCGGCAACACCGACTCGCTGCTGGCCGGGCAGTTGGTCCTCGGGTTCATGCTCCTGCCGCTGGTCCTCATCACCAGTCGGGAGGCCATCAAGACGGTGCCCGACGAGTACCGCGACGCCAGCGCCGCGCTCGGCGTCAGCCAGTGGGAGACCATCAAGAGCGTCGTCCTCCCGGCGTCGATGCCGGGCGTCATCACGGGCGTCATCTTGGGCGTCGGCCGCATCGCGGGCGAGACCGCGCCCCTCCTCCTCGTGATGAACGGGAACCTGAAGGCCATGTCGCCGATAAACGTCCTCGGTTCGTTCGAGTTCACGGCGACGCCGCCGTTCATCTCCAACTCGGCGCTGCTCACCGCGCCGCCCGCGCTCCCGTACAAACTCTACGGGACGATTACGGCCGGCGTGGTCAGCGACGAACCGAAGTTCGGCTGGGCGACCGCGCTCGTCCTGCTGATGGTCGTCCTGTCGTTCTACGCGGTCGGTATCGCGTCTCGAATCTACTTCCGGAGGAAACTCGAACAATGA
- the pstC gene encoding phosphate ABC transporter permease subunit PstC, with amino-acid sequence MIGSIDARVSSVRTSVEDMDRGAQFVDAVALVAVLATLGAFLFAPALTVFPFGAFLAVVLYGWVAHQANTAKLLMFLMTASTVVILGLITVYLLARSIPAFQLMGLDIVTRLQKPFWSTSQNVFSLVPMIWGTLVTTLLAMAIAAPLGVAGALFISEIAPGWVREVVKPGVEILAGIPSIVYGYIGYVIINTYMSEEFGLANFGSLFAAGLVIGVMALPTVVSVAEDAIASVPESMKSGSLALGATDWQTIKSVTIPASFSGVSAAVLLGVGRAVGETMAVTVMLPHSQALPQPLYDVFQGTETLTSLIASQYGIASGNQMAALFAAGVVLFVTVLGLSIASQLVEAHMERKLGGQR; translated from the coding sequence ATGATAGGCAGCATCGACGCGCGCGTCAGTTCGGTCCGCACGAGCGTCGAGGACATGGACCGGGGCGCGCAGTTCGTGGACGCCGTGGCGCTGGTCGCGGTGCTGGCCACGCTCGGGGCGTTCCTGTTCGCGCCCGCGCTCACCGTCTTTCCGTTCGGGGCGTTCCTCGCGGTCGTCCTCTACGGGTGGGTCGCTCACCAGGCCAACACCGCGAAGCTCCTGATGTTCCTGATGACGGCCTCGACGGTCGTCATCCTCGGACTCATCACGGTGTACCTCCTCGCGCGGTCGATTCCGGCGTTCCAGTTGATGGGTCTCGACATCGTGACCCGGCTCCAGAAACCGTTCTGGAGCACGAGTCAGAACGTCTTCTCGCTCGTCCCGATGATCTGGGGGACGCTGGTCACGACGTTGCTGGCGATGGCCATCGCCGCACCGCTCGGCGTCGCGGGCGCGCTCTTCATCAGCGAAATCGCGCCCGGGTGGGTCCGGGAGGTCGTCAAGCCCGGCGTCGAAATCCTCGCTGGTATCCCCTCCATCGTCTACGGGTACATCGGCTACGTCATCATCAACACGTACATGAGCGAGGAGTTCGGGCTGGCGAACTTCGGGAGCCTGTTCGCCGCGGGACTGGTCATCGGCGTGATGGCGCTCCCGACGGTGGTGTCGGTCGCCGAGGACGCCATCGCCAGCGTGCCCGAGTCGATGAAGAGCGGGTCGCTGGCGCTCGGTGCCACCGACTGGCAGACCATCAAGAGCGTCACCATCCCGGCGTCGTTCTCGGGCGTCTCGGCCGCCGTCCTGCTCGGCGTCGGCCGCGCCGTCGGCGAGACGATGGCCGTGACGGTGATGTTGCCCCACTCGCAGGCCCTCCCTCAACCGCTGTACGACGTGTTTCAGGGGACCGAGACGCTCACGAGTCTCATCGCCAGCCAGTACGGCATCGCCAGCGGGAACCAGATGGCCGCGCTGTTCGCGGCGGGCGTGGTGCTGTTCGTGACCGTCCTCGGACTCAGTATCGCGTCGCAACTCGTCGAAGCACACATGGAACGAAAACTCGGGGGACAACGATGA
- a CDS encoding PstS family phosphate ABC transporter substrate-binding protein, which produces MRERPSIDRRAVLLGGGTAIASLAGCVSTSPTPPGDRGETTRDGSSDQSSLEPLKVGGSSTVYPITSTAGSVWNSNPPADDEEYWGPSNYGIETDERLANYWASKYGFEGSGASPPFSISVKLSHSGTGLEKLEKGLLDVGNSSAPVAAELTEKSEEELSKFKNHVVGVDAQPIVVSKEIYEAGVTKLTAEQVREIYRGEITNWSEIDVYDGPDKKIQAVGRAEGSGTDTAFRANMLGDPNAKMSGVDVRKGQNQNVKTVVSKSDNAIAYMALAFVTSETPAIKLEFDGKVYEPGKNLAERGYPLSRDLHCYTYGDTSKKEAAFLRMIIRDFGQENYVKSAGYATLTSSRQQEELQKLPDTK; this is translated from the coding sequence ATGCGGGAACGACCCTCTATCGACCGTCGAGCGGTTCTCCTCGGTGGGGGCACTGCCATCGCATCGCTGGCGGGATGCGTCTCCACGAGTCCGACCCCACCGGGTGACCGAGGAGAAACGACGCGGGACGGCTCGTCCGACCAGTCGTCGCTCGAACCGCTGAAGGTCGGCGGTTCGTCCACCGTGTATCCGATAACCAGTACCGCGGGTTCGGTGTGGAACTCGAACCCGCCGGCAGACGACGAGGAGTACTGGGGACCGAGTAACTACGGCATCGAGACCGACGAGCGACTGGCCAACTACTGGGCCAGCAAGTACGGGTTCGAGGGCTCGGGGGCGAGTCCGCCGTTCAGCATCTCGGTCAAGCTGAGTCACTCCGGCACCGGCCTGGAGAAACTCGAAAAGGGCCTCCTCGACGTGGGGAATTCGAGCGCACCGGTCGCCGCCGAGTTGACCGAGAAGAGCGAAGAGGAGCTGAGCAAGTTCAAGAACCACGTGGTCGGCGTGGACGCCCAGCCCATCGTCGTGAGCAAGGAGATATACGAAGCGGGTGTCACGAAGTTGACCGCCGAGCAGGTCCGGGAAATCTACCGCGGCGAGATTACGAACTGGTCGGAGATAGACGTCTACGACGGCCCGGACAAGAAGATTCAGGCGGTCGGACGGGCGGAAGGGTCGGGCACCGACACTGCCTTCCGAGCGAACATGCTCGGGGACCCGAACGCGAAGATGTCCGGCGTGGACGTGCGCAAGGGCCAGAACCAGAACGTCAAGACGGTCGTCTCGAAGTCCGACAACGCCATCGCGTACATGGCGCTGGCGTTCGTCACCAGCGAGACGCCGGCCATCAAGCTAGAGTTCGACGGGAAAGTGTACGAACCCGGCAAGAACCTCGCGGAGCGAGGCTATCCGCTGTCGCGTGACCTCCACTGTTACACCTACGGCGACACCTCGAAGAAAGAGGCGGCGTTCCTCCGGATGATAATCCGGGACTTCGGACAGGAGAACTACGTCAAGTCGGCGGGGTACGCCACGCTCACCTCGTCGCGCCAGCAAGAGGAGTTACAGAAGCTCCCCGACACAAAATGA
- a CDS encoding phosphate signaling complex PhoU family protein, translating to METRKVQVTGGSTFTVSIPKGWATENGIEAGDRVEFHPEGDSLLLSPRTAEDTVEGTVDITDLEGAELMRTVFTLYVSGFDIINLEATRVTPDQRRTVRDATQGLVGLEVIEETGDRVVLQDLLDSSELSIHNAITRMRLVSITMLQDAVTALVENDDDLATDVIERDDDVDRLWFMISRVFRSALRNPSTAADIGLPRETCFDYHSSARQLERIADHAAKIGNHALELGEIPDEVREALEDLHAQSADVVEMAMDALLEDDGSEATRLGNTAREHVREIDQHTREVDDLIRDMDAERAQQLSLVVDSLSRSADYGGNIAETALQKAAPRPEN from the coding sequence ATGGAGACGCGGAAAGTCCAAGTCACGGGCGGTTCGACGTTCACTGTCTCGATTCCGAAGGGATGGGCGACCGAGAACGGAATCGAGGCGGGAGACCGCGTCGAGTTCCATCCCGAGGGCGACTCGCTGTTGCTCTCGCCGCGGACGGCCGAGGACACGGTAGAGGGCACCGTGGACATCACCGACCTCGAAGGGGCCGAACTCATGCGGACGGTGTTCACGCTCTACGTCAGCGGCTTCGACATCATCAACCTCGAAGCGACGCGCGTCACTCCGGACCAGCGCCGGACGGTCCGGGACGCCACGCAGGGTCTCGTCGGACTGGAGGTCATCGAGGAGACCGGCGACCGAGTGGTCTTGCAGGACCTGCTCGACTCCTCGGAACTGTCGATTCACAACGCCATCACGCGCATGCGACTCGTCTCGATTACGATGCTTCAGGACGCGGTGACCGCGCTGGTCGAGAACGACGACGACCTCGCAACCGACGTCATCGAGCGCGACGACGACGTGGACCGCCTCTGGTTCATGATTTCGCGGGTGTTCCGGTCGGCGCTCCGCAATCCCAGTACCGCCGCCGACATCGGACTCCCGCGCGAGACGTGTTTCGACTACCACTCCAGCGCCCGCCAACTCGAACGAATCGCCGACCACGCCGCGAAGATCGGCAACCACGCGCTCGAACTCGGCGAGATTCCCGACGAGGTCCGCGAGGCCCTCGAAGACCTCCACGCCCAGTCGGCCGACGTCGTGGAGATGGCGATGGACGCCCTGCTGGAAGACGACGGGTCGGAGGCGACGCGCCTCGGGAACACGGCCCGCGAACACGTCCGAGAGATAGACCAGCACACCCGCGAGGTAGACGACCTCATCCGCGACATGGACGCCGAGCGCGCCCAACAGCTCAGCCTCGTCGTGGACTCGCTGTCCCGGAGCGCAGACTACGGCGGCAACATCGCCGAGACCGCCCTCCAGAAGGCCGCGCCGCGACCCGAGAACTGA
- a CDS encoding CBS domain-containing protein, with product MDIADIATTDYIELEAESNVGKARSIFEEKNPKGIIVTRAGDYEGVLTQKQLLRSHIEDHTKVDTLTKSAPRVERTDNVRDVARALVEGGTKVAPVFESGNLWGVIGQDLILEAVLENLDTLTVEQIYTENVVTIAEDATLGQAINRLREHGISRLPVVDDDGFLTGVVTTHDVVEFATRNVEKTTRGDRSGEGDRLLDLPVYDVMSSPAATTSLGESVRDAVERMLDSDYSGLVVTPEDDDRVVGGVVTKTDVLRALSYTEEDVMDVQITNVNLLDTLTRESIRESIAEISDKYQKMQVRHAHVRFHEHKEKLRGTPLIQCKIRLRTNRGQVAGSGEGYGAEQAFSVARDKLERNVLEVKGVESDREYEGQLLRKLGEL from the coding sequence ATGGACATCGCTGATATCGCAACGACGGACTACATCGAGTTGGAAGCCGAATCGAACGTCGGAAAGGCGCGTTCCATTTTCGAGGAAAAGAATCCGAAAGGCATCATCGTGACGCGAGCGGGCGACTACGAGGGCGTCCTCACCCAGAAGCAACTGCTCCGCTCGCACATCGAGGACCACACCAAGGTCGATACGCTCACCAAATCCGCACCGCGAGTCGAGCGCACCGACAACGTCCGCGACGTGGCCCGTGCGCTGGTCGAGGGCGGCACGAAGGTCGCGCCCGTCTTCGAGTCGGGCAACCTCTGGGGTGTCATCGGCCAGGACCTCATCCTCGAAGCGGTGTTGGAGAACCTCGACACCTTGACGGTCGAACAGATATACACCGAGAACGTCGTCACCATCGCGGAAGACGCCACGCTCGGACAGGCCATCAACCGACTGCGCGAACACGGCATCTCCCGACTCCCAGTCGTGGACGACGACGGCTTCCTCACCGGCGTCGTCACCACCCACGACGTGGTGGAGTTCGCGACCCGGAACGTCGAGAAGACGACCCGCGGCGACCGGTCGGGCGAGGGCGACCGACTGCTGGACCTGCCGGTGTACGACGTGATGTCGAGTCCGGCCGCGACGACGTCGCTGGGCGAGAGCGTCCGCGACGCCGTCGAGCGCATGCTCGACAGCGACTACTCGGGGCTGGTCGTCACGCCCGAGGACGACGACCGGGTGGTCGGCGGTGTCGTCACCAAGACCGACGTGCTCCGCGCGCTCTCGTACACCGAGGAGGACGTGATGGACGTCCAGATTACCAACGTGAACCTGCTGGACACCCTCACGCGAGAGTCGATTCGGGAGTCCATCGCGGAGATTTCGGACAAGTACCAGAAGATGCAGGTTCGTCACGCGCACGTGCGATTCCACGAACACAAAGAGAAGCTCCGGGGCACGCCGCTGATTCAGTGCAAGATTCGACTCCGGACCAACCGCGGGCAGGTCGCCGGGTCGGGCGAGGGCTACGGCGCGGAACAGGCGTTCAGCGTCGCCCGCGACAAGCTCGAGCGCAACGTCCTCGAAGTGAAGGGCGTCGAGAGCGACCGCGAGTACGAGGGCCAACTCCTCCGAAAGCTCGGCGAACTCTGA
- a CDS encoding lycopene cyclase domain-containing protein, with product MIPDIGAVFGEYTYLASEVVFGTVAVGLLYRVGALVQAARTIAALYPIAYLWDWYTLHIGVFTIQLRTGIDLLGIPIEEHIFMVVVPAFVLGLHETLREWERAKGSQTAENSQ from the coding sequence GTGATACCCGACATCGGCGCGGTGTTCGGCGAGTACACGTATCTGGCGAGCGAGGTAGTCTTCGGTACCGTCGCGGTAGGACTCCTCTATCGAGTCGGTGCGCTGGTTCAAGCCGCCCGGACTATCGCGGCGCTGTATCCAATCGCCTATTTGTGGGACTGGTACACACTCCATATCGGCGTCTTCACCATCCAACTCCGGACCGGAATCGACCTGCTCGGAATACCAATCGAGGAACACATCTTCATGGTCGTCGTTCCGGCGTTCGTCCTCGGTCTCCACGAGACGCTTCGGGAGTGGGAGAGAGCGAAAGGGTCTCAGACCGCCGAAAACAGCCAGTAA
- a CDS encoding DUF7344 domain-containing protein encodes MSTIGDSSGTGSTEPEETPDQQDSAVATQQVSDIVESESEEEEEESEPELSRDLVFDVLKNRRRRYALHYLRRAEGSVQLSELAEQVAAWENDIEVDAISAAERKRVYTALYQSHLPKLDDAGIVDYNQNRGIVELSDAAEQLDVYLDLESQPDIPWCNWYLGLAVGGLGLLTGAWLGLPPFSLVADVLLATAVVAAYGAVAVTHTYYARHASGAGETPPEVQES; translated from the coding sequence ATGAGCACCATTGGTGACTCATCCGGAACCGGAAGTACCGAACCGGAGGAGACTCCGGACCAGCAGGACTCCGCTGTAGCGACACAGCAAGTCTCTGACATCGTCGAATCCGAGAGCGAGGAGGAAGAGGAGGAATCCGAGCCCGAACTCTCCCGCGACCTCGTCTTCGACGTTCTGAAAAACCGACGACGCCGATACGCACTCCATTATCTCAGACGTGCCGAGGGTTCGGTGCAGTTGTCCGAACTCGCCGAGCAGGTGGCCGCGTGGGAGAACGACATCGAAGTCGATGCGATTTCTGCGGCGGAACGCAAGCGCGTGTACACTGCCCTCTACCAGTCGCATCTCCCGAAGCTGGACGACGCGGGCATCGTCGATTACAACCAGAACCGCGGTATCGTGGAACTCTCGGACGCCGCCGAGCAGCTCGACGTGTATCTGGACCTCGAATCCCAGCCCGACATCCCGTGGTGTAACTGGTATCTCGGACTCGCAGTCGGGGGACTCGGACTGCTGACGGGCGCATGGCTCGGACTGCCGCCGTTCTCGCTGGTCGCCGACGTACTTCTCGCAACGGCGGTCGTCGCCGCCTACGGCGCAGTCGCCGTCACGCACACGTACTACGCCCGACACGCCAGCGGTGCCGGCGAGACGCCTCCCGAAGTACAGGAGTCCTGA